Proteins found in one Megachile rotundata isolate GNS110a chromosome 14, iyMegRotu1, whole genome shotgun sequence genomic segment:
- the lin-52 gene encoding DREAM core complex component lin-52, whose amino-acid sequence MNIMTTEESTDQPDLICVEESLMSLEKLDRASPDLWPEQIPGVNEFVAQNSPQTEPSSWAAGLTPDDINQLHQLGNLSMNGLISEVKKLHDMAYQLGLEEAKEMTRGKYLNIFKHKS is encoded by the exons ATGAACATCATGACTACAGAAGAATCAACAGACCAACCAG ACTTGATTTGTGTGGAAGAGAGTTTAATGAGTCTAGAAAAGCTGGATCGAGCTTCACCAGACCTGTGGCCTGAACAAA TTCCAGGTGTAAATGAGTTTGTTGCTCAAAACTCACCCCAAACGGAGCCATCTTCCTGGGCTGCTGGTCTCACACCGGATGACATCAATCAATTACATC AACTGGGAAACTTGTCAATGAATGGTTTAATATCTGAAGTAAAAAAACTACATGATATGGCCTACCAGTTAGGACTGGAAGAAGCCAAAGAAATGACACGTGGGAAAtacttaaacatttttaaacataaatcATGA
- the Pet117 gene encoding cytochrome c oxidase assembly factor-like translates to MSLASKLTFALCCATSLGIIGYVHYKQEYDRKQLHLGVERDIERQERRKAEKLFNQPINFTDKLPTSEEQEQLQAS, encoded by the exons ATGTCACTTGCGTCAAAACTTACATTCGCGTTATGTTGTGCAACTTCATTGGGTATAATTGGTTACGTGCATTATAAACAAGAATATGATAG GAAGCAGCTGCATTTAGGTGTTGAGCGTGATATCGAACGACAAGAGCGTCGAAAAGctgaaaagttatttaatcaGCCGATAAACTTTACGGATAAGTTACCAACATCCGAAGAACAGGAACAGCTTCAAGCTTCATAA
- the LOC100876115 gene encoding PI-PLC X domain-containing protein 3, producing the protein MIQYALTIFLLTTIISGILPSKVCNPSKENWQSNIGILLSPKISRSRSHEIEIYWNNLNIQSGDKISLYEEHPLGYSTVVYTVIPEGPNGRQKTGKFAEFVPSSNLSFVQECTKYGVAWLTQTNIKMTNCLKSQPTWMKEREDILGNLTMSQIFLPGTHDSASYDEGSRKINIVSNFAITQDTNILGQLIHGVRYLDIRVGRYPETKEIWWTNHGPFYRSVSLKTVIDQVKTFLDHTEEIVILDIREFPIGFHSLSEHTELVKYLENEFRDYYLEYNRGWIMTLNEIWSTGKRLIIGYENSWMVHSHGTVWPCVTHQWGNVRNVENLYKYLNKIESNDRRTRQRPRAAMAELTASFNDVLFNSLGGLRNMAYKVNLNVTNWYSTIWQFSANIVAVDFVRGSDIVDVAIKSNENRHSHCR; encoded by the exons ATGATTCAATACGCATTAACCATATTTCTTCTGACGACGATAATTAGCGGGATTTTACCTTCTAAAGTCTGCAATCCATCTAAGGAGAACT GGCAATCCAATATCGGTATACTTCTTTCACCCAAAATCTCGCGGTCGAGAAGCCACGAGATAGAGATTTATTGGAACAACCTGAACATTCAATCCGGCGATAAAATTTCGCTTTACGAGGAACATCCTCTTGGCTATTCGACTGTGGTTTACACTGTAATACCAGAAGGTCCAAATGGACGACAGAAAACTGGGAAATTCGCGGAGTTTGTACCCAGTTCGAATCTTTCTTTCGTACAGGAATGCACAA AATATGGCGTGGCCTGGTTAACACAGACAAATATCAAAATGACAAACTGTCTAAAATCACAACCCACCTGGATGAAAGAAAGAGAAGACATTTTGGGGAACTTAACAATGAGTCAAATCTTTTTGCCGGGGACACATGATTCCGCGTCTTACGATGAAGGAAGTCGAAAGATAAACATAGTCTCGAATTTTGCCATAACACAG GACACAAATATCCTGGGTCAACTGATACATGGCGTTCGATACTTGGATATCAGAGTAGGACGTTATCCGGAGACAAAAGAAATTTGGTGGACCAACCACGGACCATTCTACCGTTCAGTCTCTCTAAAAACCGTGATCGATCAGGTGAAAACATTCCTCGACCACACCGAAGAGATAGTGATCCTCGACATTCGCGAATTTCCCATTG GCTTCCATTCTTTATCGGAACACACAGAACtggtaaaatatttagaaaatgaatTTCGGGACTATTACCTTGAATACAACCGTGGATGGATCATGACATTAAATGAGATCTGGTCCACCGGGAAAAGATTGATAATTGGCTATGAAAACTCTTGGATGGTGCACAGCCATGGTACTGTGTGGCCATGTGTGACGCACCAATGGGGTAACGTCAGAAATGTCGAAAATTTGTACAAGTACTTAAACAAAATTGAAAGCAACGACAGGAGGACTAGACAGAGACCACGAGCAGCGATGGCGGAATTGACAGCAAGTTTCAATGATGTTCTCTTCAATTCACTCGGTGGTCTTCGAAACATGGCGTACAAGGTCAACTTGAATGTCACAAATTGGTACAGTACTATCTGGCAATTCAGTGCCAATATCGTGGCGGTGGATTTTGTTAGAGGCAGCGATATCGTGGACGTTGCGATTAAATCGAACGAGAATCGTCACTCACATTGTCGGTag